In Candidatus Cloacimonadota bacterium, one DNA window encodes the following:
- a CDS encoding T9SS type A sorting domain-containing protein has translation MKKKLCFLTILLLIFSVSLSWAIVKQATEPASKTESTLPKIVNSESHPVVPEGAALRTLRHHQVAPIDDEYVNTRSDKGGVETVWAENFETEDAFWYYTGAAYIVTLTPADEIATRFTPFHNGTLDGTWIYFYGGDATLVTISVYDKDASGLPGTVLGSLDVDPGAGNTIDLSSLGITLTSMEDFFISVKICTGTTLDVICDDGSGTAARSFSNDGTGWISEAPYEWCIDANVTWTDTWTTGTGNWQYIENDTIPHSPTHCWWIDEGVGYTNDPLVSPTFHLIPGYNLYFISMWINIEFPRTVAAPGYIDETYRLWIVDTDAPVDDYWHIDDLNAYEGNSWWCGLEDPTWAGGWGYGNNWNQWIETPDLDLSTSSPISLDFMQRYDVELDYDYCYVEISTDNWASQTTLATYNGTNNTWTAEQIDLSSYANENVKIRFRFISDSGWSDEDGNDTEGAWFIDNVVISDGSTTFFEDNADAQQNFLVNPGNLPWEALFYDYDRDYPAPSCGWELIDKDYIFNGTCNVTDYADKDIKLKVTVTTDDSTYTFGAGFYVDDIDITGISLPEVDMACDFTLVPYPSTVGLDIKSDLTPKVIIGQEGYGSSAANIRIDVEGAGFEPPDFDYYAQNVGPLGMGEYGIFDLTRNPGYTPVEGTYDYVAWVEAAGDTVLDNDYAPPMSVQIYPENEYELGYNSRVVGQYYYPGCTGALTYFSPYTDGVLTGTHNINGIRHLCYNRHIPSGPPVPPETAPLTFKVYDATSPTTLGALLYEEEIDITTWMRYQWKNIPFSSSVPVSNDFFILITGEFINGNTTPDHPEYFILVDDNTAKYLGDVSYYDGHAFNFVSVDTLEAYSYDFYCNALMDMVVGVGPGHEPEVPTTYLNQNFPNPVTSNTNISFNLKANSDVKISVYNIKGQLVETLVDNKMEKGPHTLTWNSKSLSNGIYFLRLETQETTITKKMVILR, from the coding sequence TAAATTCAGAAAGTCATCCCGTCGTTCCCGAAGGTGCTGCGTTAAGGACGCTCAGACATCATCAAGTAGCTCCAATTGACGATGAATATGTAAATACCCGTTCAGATAAAGGTGGTGTTGAAACTGTATGGGCTGAAAATTTTGAAACTGAGGACGCATTTTGGTATTACACAGGTGCGGCTTACATAGTTACTCTTACTCCCGCCGACGAAATTGCCACACGATTTACTCCATTCCATAATGGTACACTTGATGGAACCTGGATATACTTTTATGGTGGCGATGCTACTTTAGTAACTATTAGTGTTTATGATAAGGATGCCAGTGGGTTGCCTGGAACGGTACTTGGCTCACTTGATGTAGACCCTGGTGCTGGAAATACAATAGATTTGTCCTCTTTAGGAATTACACTTACTAGTATGGAAGATTTCTTTATATCTGTTAAGATTTGTACTGGTACTACCCTTGATGTAATTTGTGATGATGGTTCCGGAACCGCTGCTCGTTCATTTAGTAATGATGGTACTGGATGGATATCCGAAGCTCCTTATGAGTGGTGCATTGATGCAAATGTTACCTGGACAGACACATGGACGACAGGAACTGGCAACTGGCAATATATTGAAAATGATACTATTCCTCACAGCCCCACACATTGCTGGTGGATTGATGAAGGGGTAGGCTATACCAATGACCCGTTGGTTTCCCCGACTTTCCATCTTATACCAGGATATAATCTATACTTTATAAGTATGTGGATTAATATTGAATTTCCCAGAACAGTAGCCGCTCCGGGTTATATTGATGAAACTTACAGACTGTGGATTGTAGATACAGATGCACCAGTTGATGATTATTGGCATATAGATGACCTGAATGCTTATGAAGGTAATTCCTGGTGGTGTGGACTTGAAGACCCCACCTGGGCTGGTGGCTGGGGTTATGGTAATAATTGGAATCAATGGATTGAGACCCCTGACTTGGATTTATCCACATCCAGTCCAATCTCCCTTGATTTTATGCAACGCTATGATGTAGAGTTGGATTACGATTATTGTTATGTTGAAATTTCTACTGATAATTGGGCTTCACAAACTACTCTTGCTACATATAATGGAACTAATAATACCTGGACTGCAGAACAGATAGACCTTAGTAGTTATGCTAACGAAAATGTAAAAATAAGGTTCCGCTTTATCTCTGATTCTGGCTGGTCTGATGAAGATGGTAATGATACTGAAGGTGCCTGGTTCATAGATAATGTTGTAATATCAGATGGCTCCACTACTTTCTTTGAAGATAATGCAGACGCTCAACAAAACTTCCTGGTAAATCCCGGCAATTTACCATGGGAAGCACTCTTCTATGATTATGATAGAGACTATCCTGCTCCTTCCTGTGGTTGGGAATTAATTGATAAAGATTATATCTTCAACGGTACATGTAATGTTACAGACTATGCTGATAAAGACATTAAACTTAAGGTAACCGTGACCACAGATGATAGTACCTATACCTTTGGTGCAGGCTTCTATGTTGATGATATAGATATCACAGGAATTTCTCTTCCTGAAGTTGATATGGCTTGTGATTTCACTCTTGTCCCATATCCATCAACTGTAGGACTTGATATTAAATCAGATTTAACACCTAAAGTCATTATAGGTCAAGAAGGTTATGGAAGTTCAGCAGCTAACATACGTATTGATGTAGAAGGTGCAGGATTTGAACCTCCAGATTTTGATTATTATGCACAAAATGTAGGTCCTTTAGGAATGGGTGAATACGGTATATTTGATCTAACGAGAAATCCAGGCTATACCCCAGTAGAAGGTACCTATGATTATGTGGCCTGGGTAGAAGCAGCAGGAGATACCGTACTTGACAACGACTATGCCCCCCCAATGTCAGTTCAAATTTATCCAGAAAATGAATATGAGCTTGGATATAATAGCAGAGTAGTAGGTCAGTACTACTATCCCGGCTGTACAGGTGCATTAACATACTTTTCACCTTATACTGATGGAGTGCTCACAGGAACTCACAATATTAATGGTATAAGACATTTATGTTATAACCGTCACATTCCATCTGGACCACCAGTACCACCGGAAACCGCTCCTTTAACATTCAAGGTTTATGATGCTACTTCTCCTACTACATTAGGTGCATTACTTTATGAAGAAGAAATTGACATTACTACATGGATGAGGTATCAATGGAAAAATATTCCATTCTCAAGTTCAGTTCCAGTAAGCAATGACTTCTTTATATTAATTACTGGTGAATTCATAAATGGAAATACTACTCCCGACCACCCAGAATACTTCATTCTTGTTGATGATAATACAGCTAAATACCTTGGTGATGTTAGTTATTATGATGGCCACGCATTCAATTTTGTATCAGTAGATACACTTGAAGCCTATTCTTATGATTTTTATTGCAATGCCTTAATGGATATGGTAGTGGGTGTTGGCCCAGGACATGAACCTGAAGTACCAACAACTTACCTTAATCAGAATTTCCCGAACCCTGTAACTTCAAATACAAATATCTCATTCAACCTAAAAGCAAATTCTGATGTTAAAATTTCAGTTTATAACATTAAAGGGCAGTTAGTTGAGACATTGGTAGATAATAAAATGGAGAAAGGACCTCATACTCTTACATGGAATAGCAAATCTCTATCTAATGGAATCTATTTCCTCAGATTAGAGACTCAAGAAACTACAATTACAAAGAAAATGGTTATTCTGCGATAA